Proteins encoded by one window of Cucurbita pepo subsp. pepo cultivar mu-cu-16 chromosome LG14, ASM280686v2, whole genome shotgun sequence:
- the LOC111810193 gene encoding AT-hook motif nuclear-localized protein 8-like: protein MDSRERSMPSVHQHHQQSTPPNRMMGNASYSTNLSNTNNSSQMINPNSAAAQIMSSASRFPFNSMMGSASKPSESPNTASYDGSHSELRTGGFNIDSGKKKRGRPRKYSPDGNIALGLAPTTITNSAVPGDSSGMNSSDPRPKKNRGRPPGTGKKQMDALGTGGVGFTPHVILVNPGEDIASKVMSFSQQGPRTICILSAHGAVCNVTLHQPAAGSVTYEGRYEIISLSGSFLISDNNGNRSRTGGLSVSLASADGQVLGGVTNMLTAASTVQVIVGSFLVDGKKLDDNIQKSGPSSTSPNLLNFNTPVAAGCPSEGASNNSSDDNGGSPLSRGPGMYTNANQPIHNMQMYQLWGSRNQ, encoded by the exons ATGGATTCACGAGAGAGGTCGATGCCCTCTGTTCATCAACATCACCAACAATCAACTCCACCAAACAGGATGATGGGCAACGCTTCCTATTCCACAAATTTATCCAATACCAACAATTCTTCCCAAATGATTAACCCCAATTCCGCCGCTGCTCAAATCATGTCCTCCGCCTCGCGATTTCCCTTCAACTCCATGATGGGGTCCGCTTCTAAGCCATCCGAGTCTCCCAATACGGCTTCTTATGATGGATCGCATTCCGAATTGCGGACTGGTGGGTTTAACATTGATTCCGGGAAGAAGAAGCGAGGCCGACCCAGAAAGTATTCCCCTGATGGGAATATCGCCTTGGGTTTAGCGCCAACAACCATCACTAATTCCGCCGTTCCCGGCGATTCTTCCGGCATGAACTCCTCAGATCCTCGCCCTAAGAAGAACAGAGGACGGCCTCCCGGTACAGGGAAGAAGCAAATGGATGCTTTGG GGACTGGCGGTGTTGGCTTTACTCCGCATGTCATTCTGGTGAATCCAGGAGAG GATATTGCCTCAAAAGTTATGTCATTTTCACAGCAGGGGCCGCGAACCATATGTATTCTCTCTGCCCATGGTGCTGTTTGCAATGTTACCCTTCACCAACCCGCAGCTGGTAGTGTGACATATGAG GGCCGCTACGAAATCATCTCTCTATCAGGTTCCTTCTTGATTTCCGACAATAATGGTAATCGAAGTCGAACCGGTGGTTTAAGTGTGTCTCTAGCAAGTGCAGATGGTCAAGTTCTTGGTGGAGTGACCAACATGCTAACAGCAGCATCTACAGTTCAG GTCATAGTCGGTAGCTTTCTCGTCGACGGGAAAAAGCTAGACGATAATATACAGAAATCTGGGCCATCTTCTACATCACCCAATTTGTTAAACTTTAACACACCCGTGGCAGCAGGCTGTCCGTCTGAAGGCGCTTCAAATAACTCATCCGACGACAATGGTGGAAGCCCTTTAAGCCGGGGGCCGGGAATGTACACCAACGCCAACCAACCAATTCATAATATGCAGATGTATCAATTATGGGGTAGTCGAAATCAATAA
- the LOC111810732 gene encoding mitochondrial carnitine/acylcarnitine carrier-like protein isoform X1, whose translation MRWIQLNWVVEKHQRMGDVAKDLTAGTVGGASQLICGHPFDTIKVKLQSQPVPLPGQPPKFSGAMDAVKQTIAAEGPRGLYKGMGAPLATVAAFNAVLFSVRGQLEGQLRSQPGVPLTVNQQVVCGAGAGIAVSFLACPTELIKCRLQAQSALGQSSSAGVTVKYGGPMDVARHVLKSEGGTRGLFKGLVPTLAREVPGNAAMFGVYELLKQQFAGGTDTSNLGRGSLIVAGGLAGATFWFSVYPTDVIKSVIQVDDYKNPKYSGSIDAFRKILAAEGVKGLYKGFGPAMARSIPANGACFLAYEITRSSLG comes from the exons ATGCGTTGGATTCAACTCAACTGGGTGGTGGAGAAGCATCAAAGG ATGGGAGACGTGGCCAAGGACCTCACAGCCGGGACGGTCGGAGGAGCATCGCAGTTGATATGTGGGCACCCGTTCGATACTATAAAGGTCAAGCTGCAAAGCCAGCCTGTTCCACTTCCTGGCCAGCCTCCCAAGTTCTCTGGCGCCATGGATGCTGTCAAGCAGACTATAGCAGCTGAAGGCCCTCGAGGGTTGTACAAAGGTATGGGAGCTCCGCTCGCGACTGTGGCAGCGTTCAATGCCGTTCTCTTTTCGGTTAGAGGACAACTGGAAGGACAGTTAAGGTCTCAACCCGGCGTTCCCCTAACTGTCAATCAGCAGGTGGTTTGTGGAGCTGGGGCTGGGATTGCTGTGTCGTTTCTCGCTTGCCCTACCGAATTAATCAAATGCAG ATTGCAAGCTCAAAGTGCATTGGGACAATCCAGTTCAGCTGGTGTAACAGTGAAGTATGGCGGGCCAATGGACGTTGCTCGACACGTCCTCAAGTCGGAAGGTGGTACAAGGGGTCTATTCAAGGGACTCGTTCCGACTCTAGCCCGTGAAGTACCTGGAAATGCTGCCATGTTCGGCGTGTACGAGTTGCTAAAGCAGCAGTTTGCAGGTGGTACAGACACTTCGAACCTCGGAAGAGGCTCACTGATCGTGGCTGGAGGATTAGCTGGAGCTACCTTCTGGTTCTCCGTCTACCCAACCGACGTCATCAAGAGTGTAATTCAAGTAGACGATTACAAAAACCCGAAGTACTCGGGTTCTATCGATGCATTTAGAAAGATCCTAGCTGCGGAAGGAGTTAAAGGGCTATACAAAGGCTTTGGCCCTGCCATGGCCAGGAGTATACCTGCAAATGGCGCTTGTTTCCTGGCTTATGAGATCACCAGATCAAGCTTGGGATGA
- the LOC111810194 gene encoding AT-hook motif nuclear-localized protein 23-like, with protein sequence MAGLDLGSRYLNHLQTGVDDPLNRGGHFSSGDHDDDDDPHQTLGGPGDVVGRRPRGRPPGSKNKPKPPVIITRESANTLRVHILEVGSGCDIFDCIAAYARRRQRGICILSGSGNVTNVGLRQPASAGAVLTLQGRFEILSLSGSFLPPPAPPGATSLTIFLAGGQGQVVGGTVAGELTAAGPVILIAASFTNVAYERLPLDEEDQQQAPTGSGGGGGGSGGGVGNNNNNNNPFQDPSNSGLPFLNLPLHMQNVQLPPF encoded by the coding sequence ATGGCTGGATTGGATTTAGGAAGCCGATATCTAAATCACCTTCAAACGGGTGTAGATGATCCACTAAATCGCGGTGGTCATTTCTCCTCCGGCGAccacgacgacgacgacgacccCCACCAAACCCTAGGTGGTCCGGGAGATGTGGTTGGCCGCCGCCCACGCGGCCGGCCACCAGGTTCCAAAAACAAGCCAAAGCCGCCAGTAATCATCACTCGAGAGAGCGCCAACACACTACGTGTCCACATCTTAGAGGTTGGCAGCGGCTGCGACATCTTTGATTGCATCGCCGCCTATGCTCGCCGGCGGCAGCGTGGGATCTGTATTTTGAGCGGCAGTGGAAACGTCACCAACGTCGGCCTCCGTCAGCCAGCGTCGGCAGGGGCGGTACTAACACTTCAAGGGAGGTTTGAGATTTTATCACTCTCCGGATCGTTTCTTCCGCCGCCTGCTCCACCGGGTGCCACTAGTTTGACAATATTTCTCGCCGGAGGACAAGGGCAAGTGGTGGGAGGGACGGTGGCCGGAGAATTAACGGCGGCAGGGCCAGTGATTTTGATTGCAGCTTCTTTTACTAATGTGGCGTATGAAAGATTACCACTTGATGAGGAGGATCAGCAGCAAGCTCCGACAGGCAGCGGCGGAGGTGGCggcggcagcggcggcggagtgggtaacaacaacaacaacaacaacccaTTTCAAGACCCATCAAATTCAGGCCTTCCATTCTTGAATTTGCCACTTCATATGCAAAATGTTCAACTTCCACCCTTTTGA
- the LOC111810242 gene encoding abscisic acid receptor PYR1-like, which yields MEKDYSGEGDGEVSAVVTEQQQPNSDETYLTTYHLAATPSGLTENEFDELRDLVAEFHMYKLSRGRCSSLLAQRVQAPPDAVWSIVRRFDKPQSYKHFIKSCTVSEGFTMKLGCTREVNVISGLPADTSKERLDIHDDERRVIGFSIIGGEHRLRNYRSVTSVHQLERDGKIWSVVLESYAVDVPPGNTEEDARLFADTVVKLNLQKLASIAEAMNRGDNR from the exons atggaaaaggacTACAGCGGCGAAGGCGACGGTGAGGTCTCGGCGGTGGTGACGGAGCAGCAGCAGCCAAACTCCGATGAAACTTATCTCACCACTTATCATCTCGCCGCAACGCCTTCCGGTCTGACTGAGAACGAGTTCGACGAGTTGAGGGACTTAGTAGCGGAGTTCCACATGTACAAACTCAGCCGCGGTCGGTGTTCTTCCTTACTGGCGCAGCGCGTGCAGGCGCCGCCGGATGCCGTGTGGTCCATCGTACGGAGGTTCGACAAGCCGCAGAGTTACAAGCACTTCATCAAGAGCTGTACGGTGAGCGAAGGATTCACAATGAAGCTAGGTTGTACGAGAGAGGTTAATGTAATCTCAGGCCTACCAGCGGATACGAGTAAGGAGAGACTCGATATTCACGACGACGAGCGGCGCGTCATCGGATTCAGCATCATCGGCGGTGAGCACCGCCTCCGGAATTACCGTTCGGTGACTTCGGTGCATCAGTTGGAGCGGGACGGCAAGATCTGGAGCGTGGTTTTGGAATCGTACGCGGTGGATGTTCCGCCAGGGAATACGGAGGAGGATGCTCGTTTGTTCGCCGATACGGTTGTGAAACTGAATCTACAGAAATTGGCGTCCATCGCCGAAGCGATGAATCGTGGAGATAATCG GTGA
- the LOC111810241 gene encoding protein HAIKU1 isoform X2, translating to MRWSIASRIFKLRRMIKLRDPHPPRAPQNPPKPQSLRLQRIRPPPLTPIINRPNMPAPIPAPVPVPPPQALLTNNVPRPAQFAQPPPRQLPPLAPGGDSHWPNPAAESPISAYMRYLQNSMMNPSPMANQLPQPQIPGQMHPPQAPPSGLLPNPNPNPNPPVPALPPSRLNGPPPPVPNFPSPNWNAPALLPSPTSQFLLPSPTGYYNLLSPKSPYPLLSPGIQFSPPLTPNFAFPSTPQSGILGPGPHPPPSPGVMFPLSPSGFFPILSPRWRDQ from the exons ATGCGGTGGTCGATTGCTTCACGGATTTTTAAATTGCGGAGGATGATCAAATTAAGG GATCCTCACCCTCCTAGAGCTCCACAAAATCCACCAAAACCCCAAAGCTTGAGGTTGCAGAGAATACGACCTCCTCCGTTAACGCCGATTATTAATCGACCGAACATGCCTGCGCCTATCCCTGCCCCTGTTCCTGTGCCTCCACCCCAGGCTCTACTCACTAATAATGTGCCTAGGCCTGCACAATTTGCTCAGCCACCTCCTAGACAATTGCCACCATTGGCACCGGGAGGAGACTCGCATTGGCCGAACCCTGCTGCTGAGTCCCCCATTTCGGCATACATGCGTTACcttcaaaattcaatgatGAATCCATCTCCAATGGCGAACCAGTTACCACAACCGCAGATTCCTGGTCAAATGCATCCTCCTCAAGCACCACCATCTGGTTTATTGCCTAATCCTAATCCTAATCCTAATCCACCTGTTCCTGCTCTTCCACCCTCGAGATTAAACGGTCCTCCACCGCCCGTGCCAAACTTTCCTTCACCGAACTGGAACGCTCCTGCCCTTTTACCGTCCCCAACTTCCCAGTTTCTATTGCCTTCTCCTACTGGCTACTACAATTTGTTGTCCCCAAAATCACCATATCCATTACTCTCTCCAGGAATACAGTTTTCTCCGCCGCTGACTCCTAATTTTGCATTTCCATCCACGCCTCAATCAGGGATCTTAGGTCCAGGGCCTCATCCACCACCTTCCCCAGGGGTTATGTTCCCATTGTCTCCTTCCGGGTTTTTTCCCATCTTGAGTCCAAGATGGAGAGATCAATAA
- the LOC111810241 gene encoding protein HAIKU1 isoform X1, whose translation MDRNRQNENLGVNKLGKNIRKSPIHQPNFGNNAARPQPQPQIYNISKNDFRNIVQQLTGSPSQDPHPPRAPQNPPKPQSLRLQRIRPPPLTPIINRPNMPAPIPAPVPVPPPQALLTNNVPRPAQFAQPPPRQLPPLAPGGDSHWPNPAAESPISAYMRYLQNSMMNPSPMANQLPQPQIPGQMHPPQAPPSGLLPNPNPNPNPPVPALPPSRLNGPPPPVPNFPSPNWNAPALLPSPTSQFLLPSPTGYYNLLSPKSPYPLLSPGIQFSPPLTPNFAFPSTPQSGILGPGPHPPPSPGVMFPLSPSGFFPILSPRWRDQ comes from the coding sequence ATGGATAGGAATAGGCAGAATGAGAATTTAGGCGTGAACAAATTGGGGAAGAACATTAGGAAGAGCCCAATTCACCAGccaaattttggaaataatGCTGCTAGGCCTCAACCCCAGCCACAAATTTACAATATAAGCAAGAATGATTTTAGGAACATTGTTCAGCAGCTTACAGGCTCACCATCTCAGGATCCTCACCCTCCTAGAGCTCCACAAAATCCACCAAAACCCCAAAGCTTGAGGTTGCAGAGAATACGACCTCCTCCGTTAACGCCGATTATTAATCGACCGAACATGCCTGCGCCTATCCCTGCCCCTGTTCCTGTGCCTCCACCCCAGGCTCTACTCACTAATAATGTGCCTAGGCCTGCACAATTTGCTCAGCCACCTCCTAGACAATTGCCACCATTGGCACCGGGAGGAGACTCGCATTGGCCGAACCCTGCTGCTGAGTCCCCCATTTCGGCATACATGCGTTACcttcaaaattcaatgatGAATCCATCTCCAATGGCGAACCAGTTACCACAACCGCAGATTCCTGGTCAAATGCATCCTCCTCAAGCACCACCATCTGGTTTATTGCCTAATCCTAATCCTAATCCTAATCCACCTGTTCCTGCTCTTCCACCCTCGAGATTAAACGGTCCTCCACCGCCCGTGCCAAACTTTCCTTCACCGAACTGGAACGCTCCTGCCCTTTTACCGTCCCCAACTTCCCAGTTTCTATTGCCTTCTCCTACTGGCTACTACAATTTGTTGTCCCCAAAATCACCATATCCATTACTCTCTCCAGGAATACAGTTTTCTCCGCCGCTGACTCCTAATTTTGCATTTCCATCCACGCCTCAATCAGGGATCTTAGGTCCAGGGCCTCATCCACCACCTTCCCCAGGGGTTATGTTCCCATTGTCTCCTTCCGGGTTTTTTCCCATCTTGAGTCCAAGATGGAGAGATCAATAA
- the LOC111810732 gene encoding mitochondrial carnitine/acylcarnitine carrier-like protein isoform X2: MGDVAKDLTAGTVGGASQLICGHPFDTIKVKLQSQPVPLPGQPPKFSGAMDAVKQTIAAEGPRGLYKGMGAPLATVAAFNAVLFSVRGQLEGQLRSQPGVPLTVNQQVVCGAGAGIAVSFLACPTELIKCRLQAQSALGQSSSAGVTVKYGGPMDVARHVLKSEGGTRGLFKGLVPTLAREVPGNAAMFGVYELLKQQFAGGTDTSNLGRGSLIVAGGLAGATFWFSVYPTDVIKSVIQVDDYKNPKYSGSIDAFRKILAAEGVKGLYKGFGPAMARSIPANGACFLAYEITRSSLG, from the exons ATGGGAGACGTGGCCAAGGACCTCACAGCCGGGACGGTCGGAGGAGCATCGCAGTTGATATGTGGGCACCCGTTCGATACTATAAAGGTCAAGCTGCAAAGCCAGCCTGTTCCACTTCCTGGCCAGCCTCCCAAGTTCTCTGGCGCCATGGATGCTGTCAAGCAGACTATAGCAGCTGAAGGCCCTCGAGGGTTGTACAAAGGTATGGGAGCTCCGCTCGCGACTGTGGCAGCGTTCAATGCCGTTCTCTTTTCGGTTAGAGGACAACTGGAAGGACAGTTAAGGTCTCAACCCGGCGTTCCCCTAACTGTCAATCAGCAGGTGGTTTGTGGAGCTGGGGCTGGGATTGCTGTGTCGTTTCTCGCTTGCCCTACCGAATTAATCAAATGCAG ATTGCAAGCTCAAAGTGCATTGGGACAATCCAGTTCAGCTGGTGTAACAGTGAAGTATGGCGGGCCAATGGACGTTGCTCGACACGTCCTCAAGTCGGAAGGTGGTACAAGGGGTCTATTCAAGGGACTCGTTCCGACTCTAGCCCGTGAAGTACCTGGAAATGCTGCCATGTTCGGCGTGTACGAGTTGCTAAAGCAGCAGTTTGCAGGTGGTACAGACACTTCGAACCTCGGAAGAGGCTCACTGATCGTGGCTGGAGGATTAGCTGGAGCTACCTTCTGGTTCTCCGTCTACCCAACCGACGTCATCAAGAGTGTAATTCAAGTAGACGATTACAAAAACCCGAAGTACTCGGGTTCTATCGATGCATTTAGAAAGATCCTAGCTGCGGAAGGAGTTAAAGGGCTATACAAAGGCTTTGGCCCTGCCATGGCCAGGAGTATACCTGCAAATGGCGCTTGTTTCCTGGCTTATGAGATCACCAGATCAAGCTTGGGATGA